The following coding sequences are from one Malaciobacter pacificus window:
- a CDS encoding protein adenylyltransferase SelO, which produces MNIEQKLKKISSLKELSQYADYSLIDTLTSDPQASSDGKNHYPREVFNGHYVPVNPTPIPNPIYISHSKSFFEELGFDNSLALDEEFMKMFSGDISSVPKPLKNIGWATGYALSIYGTEYYAQCPFGTGNGYGDGRAVSVLEAVLNGKRWEMQLKGGGKTPYCRGADGRAVLRSSIREFLAQEHMHALNIPTSRSLTLYTSNDETVNRPWFNENSHSKDPEVMIEETVAITTRVAPSFLRVGQLELFGRRARKNEHPNAKEELKQIVLHAISREYGEEIEEDLDFEEKIILFALKFRDRLTSLVSNWIRVGYCQGNFNSDNTSVGGYTLDYGPFGFIDDFDPRYQPWTGGGMHFSFFNQSEAARKNFNMFCSSLMPLLESNQKALENLAGIRDGFAKVMNEKMDKMWALKLGLEKFDERLFNQLIALMIESSADYTIFFRELSKIPKDISPLEVCFYHNLDENLKSKWSIWLDNWKRKLTATSEQLKNINPKYTLREWHLVDAYEKAYDGDYSLVHELQEVMIKPYEEQSKEIEEKFYMKKPLELFDIAGISHVSCSS; this is translated from the coding sequence ATGAATATTGAACAAAAATTAAAAAAGATTTCTTCACTAAAAGAATTAAGTCAATATGCCGATTACTCTTTAATTGATACTTTGACTTCTGACCCTCAGGCTTCAAGTGATGGAAAAAATCACTATCCAAGAGAAGTTTTCAATGGACACTATGTACCTGTAAATCCTACACCTATTCCAAATCCTATCTATATCTCTCATAGTAAGAGTTTCTTTGAAGAACTTGGATTTGATAATTCTTTAGCTTTAGATGAAGAGTTTATGAAAATGTTTAGTGGTGACATCTCAAGTGTTCCAAAACCTCTTAAAAATATCGGTTGGGCAACTGGATATGCCTTATCTATTTATGGAACAGAGTACTATGCTCAATGTCCATTTGGCACAGGAAATGGATATGGTGATGGTAGAGCAGTTTCTGTTTTAGAAGCTGTACTAAATGGTAAAAGATGGGAAATGCAACTAAAAGGTGGTGGCAAAACTCCATATTGTAGAGGTGCAGATGGACGTGCAGTTTTACGTTCTAGTATTAGAGAGTTTTTAGCACAAGAACACATGCATGCATTAAACATCCCTACAAGTAGGTCACTTACTTTATACACTTCAAATGATGAGACAGTAAATCGTCCTTGGTTTAATGAAAACTCACATTCAAAAGATCCAGAAGTTATGATAGAAGAGACAGTTGCTATCACTACTAGAGTTGCCCCATCATTTTTAAGGGTTGGCCAGCTAGAGCTTTTTGGAAGAAGAGCTAGAAAAAATGAACATCCAAATGCAAAAGAAGAGTTAAAACAAATTGTTTTACATGCTATTAGTAGAGAGTATGGTGAAGAGATAGAAGAAGATTTAGATTTTGAAGAGAAGATAATATTATTTGCATTAAAATTTAGAGATAGACTTACATCACTTGTGTCAAACTGGATTAGAGTTGGATATTGTCAGGGAAACTTTAATAGTGATAATACATCAGTTGGTGGATACACTTTAGATTATGGGCCATTTGGATTTATTGATGACTTTGACCCTAGATATCAGCCTTGGACTGGTGGAGGCATGCACTTTTCCTTTTTTAATCAGAGTGAAGCTGCTAGAAAAAATTTTAATATGTTTTGTTCTAGTCTTATGCCACTTTTAGAAAGCAATCAAAAAGCTTTAGAGAATCTAGCAGGAATTAGAGATGGTTTTGCTAAAGTGATGAATGAAAAGATGGATAAGATGTGGGCATTAAAACTAGGATTAGAAAAATTTGATGAAAGACTTTTTAATCAACTTATTGCTTTAATGATTGAGTCAAGTGCAGACTATACAATATTTTTTAGAGAATTATCAAAAATTCCAAAAGATATTTCACCGTTAGAAGTTTGTTTTTATCATAACCTAGATGAAAATCTAAAATCAAAATGGTCAATATGGTTAGATAATTGGAAAAGAAAATTAACAGCAACAAGTGAGCAATTAAAAAATATAAATCCTAAATATACATTAAGAGAGTGGCATTTAGTAGATGCTTATGAAAAAGCTTATGATGGGGATTACAGTTTAGTGCATGAATTGCAAGAAGTTATGATAAAACCATACGAAGAACAATCAAAAGAGATTGAAGAGAAGTTTTATATGAAAAAACCATTGGAGCTATTTGATATAGCAGGTATTTCTCATGTAAGTTGTTCTTCATAA
- a CDS encoding cold-shock protein: MANLENGTVKWFNSEKGFGFIQPDNGGKDLFVHFKQINNTGYGRVSLEDGQKVSFEIGEGQKGPQAQNVTAL; this comes from the coding sequence ATGGCAAATTTAGAAAATGGAACAGTAAAATGGTTTAATAGTGAAAAAGGATTTGGATTTATTCAACCAGATAATGGTGGAAAAGATTTATTTGTACACTTTAAACAAATTAATAACACAGGTTATGGAAGAGTATCATTAGAAGATGGTCAAAAAGTATCATTTGAAATAGGTGAAGGTCAAAAAGGTCCTCAAGCTCAGAACGTAACTGCTTTATAA